The Carassius carassius chromosome 5, fCarCar2.1, whole genome shotgun sequence DNA window AACGTGTCACTCCAACAGCTACAGAAACATCTCAACAAACGGTTGCAAAAAATACAGAGATGGTCGAAGGCCTTGATAAAGACACCAGTAACAAACTGAGTAGATATAAAGAAGGTGCAGGTGGCTGGCATGCTGGAAAACCAGCCTGGAAGCCACCAGGAAATACAAGGAGATAAAACACTTCTTTCAACACTTATGCATGTCTTGCAGTGAGCTGTCACACaaagtattattaaaaatacaattaccATTTTAATATCGATGACTAAGACAAAAATGtgcaaaacatatattttatttttgttgatcaTAGCAAGTAGGACAACACAAATCTGTTTTCTCAAATTCAAAATAGTCTCTGGTTACCGGTTACACCCGTCACTGTCTGGTTGTACCGTAGTTCAGATAACTTTCAACTTACAACTTAAAAGGGATTAATCCACCCCaagatgaaaattgtcattaaatcacttacccacatgtcgttccaaacctgtaaaagctttgttcgtctatttagaacacaatttaagatattttggataaaaaaaccAGGagacttgtgactgtcccattgactgccaagaaaatgacactgtcaaggtccagaaaagtatgaaaagcatcgtcagaataggcagcctatctgccatcagtggttcaaccgtaacgttatgaagcgccgagaatactgtttgtacacgaagaacacaaaaataatgactttattcaacaatttgtctcccgGGTCTCTCCGTATCACCATAGTGCCATTTTGGAAAATATAagctgaacgcaggcagcgtACACTCTTTTGTGTCAGCCGTGCCACTAGGATACGTTTTCTACATGCATTTACACTTTAATTTGAAGGAAAACAGCACATTCGTGTGGTGCAGCTGCCAAAGAAGAGCGTAAGCTGCCTGTGTTCagttcatattctccaaaatggcgctacagtgatgcattatttgtgttttcttcacgtacaaaaagtattgtcgtcgcttcataacattacggttgaagcACTGATGGCAGATAGgctattctgacaatgcttttcacacttttctggaccttgacagtgtaatttacttggcactcaatgggacagtcacaagcctccaggttttcatccaaaatatcttaaattgtgttccaaagacgaatgaagcttttacaggtttgtaacgacatgggggtaagtgattaatgacaacattttcattttgggttggagtatccctttaaggtgaTGGACAGACTTCCTACTTTTTTCAGTAAGGCATTTCGTGAAACAACAAAATGTTTGAGAGGGCTTTTGGTATAAAAACAGAAAGTAAAGTCTGAGTGACAGGGAAAAGAAACACAAGCTGAAAGACAACACTCGTAGTAAACTGTGATAAGAACGGtctaaacagaaagaaaaatagCAGTGATTTCCATAGATTTCAATTCTTATTGTAAACTGAGCCATTTCCCTAGCTGTCAGGCTTTCTTTGCACTTCACACATTCCAACAGCACTTCACATATTCCAATTATATCCTGCACTGAAAACAAACCCTTGGGGCAagttttttttagaaagataCAAGTATATTGCTCTGCTAAGGTTCAGCAATCTTAAGAAGGcctgaattaaaaaaagaagaagtgctTTTACTTCAGCCAGCTGCAGCCCATTATAAGAAGCCTTTTCTTTGCAGATGGGATTTGACCATTGTAAGAAAAATAGAAAGAATATAATAGAGGGACATAAGCCTTCTGGCTTATAGCGAGCAGCTTCCTTTCAGAGTTTAGTGTGTCAAACTATTGCAGTGGCCGTATTTTGTACGTATTTTGTCTATTAACACAAGAGCATTCACCCATCAGACACATCTTAGACCAAAAATATATTCTCGTTGCACAACAGGTCTAAACTGGACAAATGCACCTACAGCAGCCTGGCCTGTTTTTTTATAAGGCTCTGACAGTCCTGCAAAGCAGCAATCTAAATCAGATTATTTTTCCCATCACCACTCATACCTTCGAGCTGGCATGAAGTGTTAGCTAAGAAGTATTGCACTGGTGACTGGGCGCTACAATCCCAGTGGAGAActtaatgcataaaaataaaatctattactAGAAACACAACACAAGACTTACTTATTCTTTATAGCGAAGCCCACTGCTACGCCACATACACGGCTCGCATCAGCAAAGaaatgtgggttttttttttactctacttCACCTATTtcacatagcttctttttttgtttttcacatttttaatcgAACTGATTGGTTGGTTGGCATGATCTATTTACAATGCTGCATTTGCAATGATCACACTCGGCAATGTGCAGAGTCATATCAGTGGAAATTAACAATGCTCATCTCGCAGCAACTTTTAGGGGGCATGGACAAATGAAAGCGGATTGGAAACCGAACGGTACTATTACAAGAGCAAATACAGTGATTAAGTCAATACATTTGCTGAAAAGTACAGTGAGGCCTGAATAACATCCAACCACCACGCAATATAATCACCACGGTTGCTTGCTAAAtgctaaatgctaaaaaaaaatactgaattacAATGAATTCATATTAGACAGAAGGTAAGTGAAGCTTTTTTGAGAACAAAATATTATCTTGCCACTGTGATGACTACATGGCAAATGCCAATGacaacctttttctttttttggcgtTTTGTAGTACAAGAgcttttaaaatgaactaaaactTTACAAACCACTCTAACAAAAAGAGCAGTGCATTCTAATACTGGGTCCAAAATTATCCTCTTCTAACTGCAGGTAATCATGTCAGCAGTGTACAATCAATGCTCATGGTGGGTCTCATTGTAGTCCATGATTCTCAGATCCTGCTGCCGCCTCCGCTGAATATTATACGCCCGGGGTCTGTCCATGGGCTGCAGGTCAACCTGGTCAGTAGCCTCTTCAAGCTCCACACTCTCTGTGTGGTCTGCAATTTCCTCAACCTTAACATCCTTAGAGAGGCAGGTGAAGGCGGCCGGATCACCCTCGTAGTGGCTTTCGCTCTTATTTCGAAACATTTCTCTGGCTCGCTTACCCAAAAAGCTTCCGGTACTGGGGTAAGAGCCAACTGCCAGTGGGGAGTCGCAGGGGAGGGCGGGAAATGAACGGGTAAGGGCGGAAAGATCTTCTTCCTGACTGCCATTAATGAATGCTGTGGGTGTCTGAGGAGACCCGGCAGATATTTCACCATTGACACACACGTGCATGCCTTCCTCTTTTTTCACGGGGTCGGCTGATAGAGACGGAGCAGATGGGCCTGTACTGTTGCCATTTGGCCTGAAACACAAATGGAAATAGAATTCTGCTACACTTGCAACAACCCATCATCTTTCTATTTTATATTCTGCCctgtaaagtcatttatataatgcatttcaaTACAcaccatttgtatttgtaaatCAGTCTGTGGAGGAGAACCATGTGTACTTGACAATATGGAACATACCTCTGGTTGGGAGGACTGTTGGGCTCAGAAGTGGGCTCGGCTGGTGATTTAGTGTTCAGGTTTTTGAGCTCTATCTGGCTATAGAGCTCAAGTAGCTCAGATTGTAATGCCTGAGTGATGTGCTTCTGGCCCAGATACCTGTTCTCTGAAGCCTGCAGCTGCTCCCTACAGGAAACAAAAAAACTGAGATTAAAAGAACCTGATGATCCATATTTAACAGATCAATACAGCAACACTTTATTAGAGCTATTATTTGCATCATTAGCAAAAATGTCATacttaatacataaaataacCTAAGTAAATCATAAAAACGTATTTagccattttaattatttaaaaataaaaacaaaatcaaactaaaacaattataatataataaaatatactataatataatccCCTGTGTAATAAGAATTCAtttttaagggaagtcgtggcctaatggttagagagtcagactcccaatcgaaaggttgtgggttcgagtcccgggccggcaggaattgtgggtggggggagtgcatgtacagttctctctccaccttcaataccacgacttaggtgcccttgagcaaggcattgaacccccaactgctccccaggcgccgcagcataaatggctgcccactgctccgggtgtgtgctcacagtgtgtgtgtgtgtgttcactgctctgtgtgtgtgcatttcggatgggttaaatgcagagcacaaattctgagtatgggtcaccatacttggctgaatgtcacttcacttcacttcactcacttcacttcacttcagacTTGACGTCAttgcacactgaaaaaaattcagtTCAGGTTCGATATTTTCAGTTTTCCGCATCTGTAGCAAGCATTTAGAGAGGCGTTTTGACAATTCAGAGCCACGGTACAAGTGAACGCCAAAATCCAGAAAGGCGACGGTCAAGTTCTTTCACTTCGTCTCGAAGCACAAAGCACCATAAAGATCCTTGCACACCGAGTTCACAGAAATTGGAGGTCTTCTTTTTAAAATGTGGCTCTAGTATCGCTTGCAAAGCATCAAACTGAGCCACTGACATCCTGGCGTAAACTCTGAATCACCCGTGATAATCCCGCTGCTCCTGAGGGGGAACTCTCCTTCCTGTCTTTTTCCTCAGTATTGGATGGACCCAATActgcctctctttttctctttttaagaagCGAGAAGACACAAAATCATCCTTACTACTAAAAGACTCCATTTAGTGctgttttgcaaattttttttttttcaacggattAATTATTACACATAGGACTCAGTGTGCAAGGTTTTTGTGCATGACAAATTTTTACgatttcaaaaatgaaaaaatgcataTGAAAATTTCGGATTCAGTGTGCAGAGACCTTTAGaatcaaaccaatatcataaaatgaatttaaacttTCAACAGGACAATAAAGGTAGAGGTAAGCTCATACATGGCCTGGCTTTTGACATTTTCCAGCAGTTTCTTTTGCTCTCGGATGACTTGCTCTTTCTTGGGGAGTTGGGTCTCCAGGTCTGTGATGCGCTGTTGGGCCGCTTCAAGCCTCTGACTCTGCTGCAGAGAGCTCTGCCTCAAACGCTCAACCTCACGCAATGAAGATGCCTGCAGCATTTTCAGCTCCTAACAGTCACAAGAGATCAAGTCAACAATCAGCATATTTTTCAGGTAAAAGAATGAATCACATTAGCCACTATTTTATAGAgtgctgttaaaaaataaaactgtcacaAACTAGAGATCCACTGGTTTACGCTATGATGCAAGTCAGAAGTCAGAAGTTAATAATCATTGCCTACCTTGCTAACCTCAGGCCCCAAGCGATCGATTTCCTCCACACATAACTTGTTTGCTTCACCCAAAAGCAGCAGCTGCTTGTTCAGGAAAGCCATCTGCTGCTCCAGGTTTTCACTACTGTTCAGCTGTGGTTGGATAAATCAGGAACCCAAATAAAAATTAAGCTAATCAATAAATAAGGCCCatatttttttgcttttccaATTTTGCTTTCAAAGTGTGATAGTGTTTTATGTAGCATATCTTTGTCATaaatagggctgtgacggtggctgatttttaccaccgtggtagtcatggaccaacaaccgccggttgcgcggtgtttgaaaaaaaaaaaaaaaaattatatatatattagtgtcaaaatttgctcgttaaccaaggcgataatttttttccagtttaacttattcaaattattttacgtaggggcggggatggccacccactcacaactgctgcttctgtcactttttctcatgacaagaagtaaatttattcagtcgcagactcgcagaatgactgaacaggaaacgtttcagacacgcgctccacttcactttattatcagcgCGGatggtcctgtgctcaaaggcggtgcgcgcttcctttgtgcgtatcctttcatatcaaactgtgaaataaactatgtgcaagcagtgtcgtggtcagttaattcatggaattaccaaaaaaggtgattaaagctgacttaaactgtgcatgcttgtgatatattttatatatattatatacaggatatatttatatgcacgtctagaaatcagcccagcactgtctcactcatctaacacatcctatttaacttgtcagttcgtgtttatttgagcacttctgtcagtgaacgctgcctgcaaaacactaaaataaatatcaaagaaataatgtttatttaggctacaagaaagtagcctaaataagaaagttaaatacaccctaacGGACGTGAGCGACGCAACACgagaaaatactcattataatcagtgatgctacaatagcacaacacgacatgataaatccccgtccggtctgtgatgtaggctactgacacagagttcaaatgtcctgtatagatactagacagactaaacctgtcgcaacgcggttgttgcgtctggtttacttttccaccaccaagcaagctcagtaactcctcatctgcacgcgatctctttgaaataggaatcgttgccatatttcttgttaccatcttttatttatcgctgtctcgtttgtatttggccagtttggagaaagcctcaccaaaccttaccagccagcgtttgcgatcacgagaacttgtgtaaacgctgatgggtgacatgaatgcagatgactccagatcggtgaggtggtatttgctttcccaacaagatccatcctccaacactaaattaatttgttgaatgtataaactgtattttcccgcgctcaaatctgccaatctaaaggaaacgctgtgtttgaggtaatttgttaattaccatagacttagaatttgcaactattacagttattacacttatatacaaaactttgtattatgtttgtgacatcacgtgcactaccgccggtggcagtagacaaccgccgtagcaaccgaccaccgtggtgacgcggttgtcacggcaaccgtcacagccctagtcaTAAACAAGTCTTACCTTGATGGACAGCTGGCTGAGCATATGTCCCATATTGCACACTTTGTTATTGGCTTTCTGGAGCTCTGCCTCCATTTCTCCGACCTTCTTCTGATTCTCTTGCAAATCACTCTGTAAATGATGCCACATAAAACATTAGTAATTAACACAGAGCACACATGCTCTTCTATGTTCCAGCAATGGAATGGCAAATGCTGACCATTTTTATGTGCTGTATTGTGAACAAGattaactgtaattgttcatgtcCCACAGCCCTGTGATCACCTTTAGCTCCTGCATCTTTGAGTAGAAGTCATTACGCTCCTTCTGTAGTTGCTGGATTTGAGTCTGCAGTTGTTTCACAAGAGCATCTCTGTCTTCCTGTATATGCCTGGAGCgcctctgttcctctttcaggctTACCTGCACAGTCTTGATCTCAAAGTCCTGAAGTTTGAGTTGGGTTTtctgccacacacacaaaaaaacacatcacTGGAAAATCATTTACATACAACAACAACTTAAGAAGGCTTTTGTTTCAAGCGTGACAAGACTTTGAAGGGTTTTAACAGAGTAATGTCACCAGTCATGCCAAGACCTGAACACTTTCACATTTTCTGCATTGATTATAGAGGAACATTTGAAGGGTTCGGATTCAAAAGTGCcatctgatttttttcttctaaaatcaGTATTTTCCTCAGAAGAACCTATTCATTGccatttaagtgaaaatactgaaCCTACACAGAGAAGActgataaaaatgctcattttaaaagaaattttcAAATGGCACTTAGAGGCATTTGTTTCTGCAATAATTATTTACAGAATTCTTCAgaacagatttttaaaatgcGACAAATGGTGCCAAAAGTACTACTTTTGCTTATTGGGTTGTAAAGTgtgaataaagtaaaatatttaatgagTATGCAAAGAACGGGGTATGTATCGAACTTCGTGACTGATAAATTACCATGGAGTTGTTTTGCTCTTCCAGTGCAGTAGTGTTGACGATACGTCCAAACAGACGGCGGTTACGAAGTGCATGTTGCTCTCTCTTGTGTCTCTCATACAGCAGCTGGTTATGCAGCAATAGCATCTGACTGCGCAACATCCCCAGCTCATCTGACGCTGCCAACACAGGACCTGGAAAATACACTGCAGTCAATTCAAATGCACCAGAACTGCGCtgtagtttaaatgtgtacaacaacaacaacaaatgtagAATTAAGGCTGCAGGATATAGGAGAAACCATAATGATTGTTTatggaaaatacaataaaataacaaaaaaattaataattgtgaTGCTATACTAAAAATCTACAGTGATTATTGCTGTTCAGTTTATCATGACCAACAACACTGTTTGAGGATTTTATAAAGAatgacataaaaaagaaaaagtatttagaggaaagggacaggaaaatGGAAACAAACACAGGAAAGCTGTAGGAGAAAAGCTGGAGGACACAGGCGTCTTGAGCATGGAGAGCCTATGAATTAGTAAAATTACTAAATACCTTTTCCTTTATTGCTATGCTGTTTACCTCCAGAGTGTGGGTCTGCTGACTGGCTTTGAGAGGACAGAGTTCTGCAAGAAAGCAAACGGACACTCTTCAGTCAGATTTCCTCTAAAACACTTTCAGTAGTCATATTAGTAAGAACAGAAGCGTACCTCTTCAGCACTTTCTCATGGGTGTCATGACCCTGCTGAATAACACGGTCCAACACCTCCAAAGGGGATGTGGCAGAAAGATCCTCCCCTTCTAGTTCCTCTTGATGCTCGCTTTCTTCTTCAGCCCTTCGGATGGCCtctgtggtcttctgctccaaaAATAGAGATGCCACTTTAGGCAGGGCGAGGTCAAACAGTGGCTCATAAGGCATGGAGCCCTTTGTCAGATCAGACAGAGAACAGTTACTGCTCTTTCCGTTCTCGATGGGGGTGAAAGTGGGCCAGAAGGACCAGGGTTGCTGCTCTCCTCCTTTGACAGAAAATTCAACCCTGTTGGGTGTGGACACTAAATTCTGCTCATAGCTGGGGTGAGAGGAGAGAAGGGTGTCCAAGGAGCCTGAAAAAGAGGAATCCAGGCCTGGCCTCGCTCCAAAGTCCAGTCTCCTGAGAGTCAGACTTGAAATCTCCTCATTGATggtatcttgaaaaaaaaaaaaaacattggagaAGCTCATTGAAAATGAAGGCATGATTAAACACACTTTTAACGTGTGGGACTTATTGTTTCACATGACGTCACTGCTCTCACCATCCTCTCTTCCCACATCTGTCCTCTTGACAATGTCAGAGAGCTGTGCCAATGACACCGGAATCTTGGCATCACTTGCACCTCCTAAAAGTAGCAAAAGTAAAGTGCGTGTCAAACTTGTGTGTGTCAGttactaaataaaatgaaactatAAATCTCAGCAGATATTCTCACCGTTGTTATTAATACTTCTAGGTGTGACTTTCCTAAGCTCTTTGCCCGTCTGAATAACCTGAATAGATTTAAACAGAAAAACTGTTTTATGAAAACACACTCATATGTTTAATAAGTAATAAAGCAAATGCTTTATGCATCCATGTACCTTAGCCTGAGTACTGCTGGTGCTTTGGGCAGGCTGCCCCATTTCCTCTGAGAGTGATGGGAGAGGAGATGACCCTGAGGGTGTGGAGGGAGATAGGGTCCATTTTCCATCCCCTGTAACAAAAATAACCCCTGAAGCCATGCAAGGGACCAAACAAACAAGCAGAACCTTTTTGCTTTCTAGACTAGAATGCATTTGGCTGACCTGAAGTGCTGGGGATTCGTCCTGAGAGGTGGGAGGCACTATGTGAGATGTCAGAAACTGTGGTGGGGGACATTCCTCTAGAGCTGGGAGGGGTGGTCATCCCACACACTGAGGAAGGACTCCACATCTCCTCCTTCGTCCCTGAGGAGTTCATCCTATCACTCTATTGATGGACCAATCATAAATTCATTCAGTTAGGGGTTAAAAACATGCTAACCTGCATTTAGAGGCTTGTTTTGATTTTCAGAACAATATggatctacttttttttttttagatcaactCTTTGCTATTTTGTTTAATTGACATATTGCTTGTATTTACAGTCTTCGCTCATTTGATTACTGATGG harbors:
- the LOC132141348 gene encoding hamartin-like isoform X2, with product MAKDQPNVFDLVPLLGSTDLNELEQVKNLLQETISTDKGTVLLNNLVDYFLETSSSQAVDILSSVREPHDKYLLDKMNECMGKQSCRLSTITLLSHIVRKQPPWIHKIARFPLLASLIKCLKADSDVVVLITGVLVLIALLPMIPQTSKQLLCEYFDIFGRLAAWNKRHPGHAHGVFAVHLHASVYSLFHRLYGMYPCNFISYLRAHYSMKENVDTFEEVVKPMLKYVRIHPELITGTKEYEVDPIRWKRFEPHDIVIECAKISLDSKEASSEEGYSSLSDHIPRRPVDHSRSCSELSIHEITSVTPMVAVRQSLSLSLPYLTVTQDSGSSAKTPNHQSDRMNSSGTKEEMWSPSSVCGMTTPPSSRGMSPTTVSDISHSASHLSGRIPSTSGDGKWTLSPSTPSGSSPLPSLSEEMGQPAQSTSSTQAKVIQTGKELRKVTPRSINNNGGASDAKIPVSLAQLSDIVKRTDVGREDDTINEEISSLTLRRLDFGARPGLDSSFSGSLDTLLSSHPSYEQNLVSTPNRVEFSVKGGEQQPWSFWPTFTPIENGKSSNCSLSDLTKGSMPYEPLFDLALPKVASLFLEQKTTEAIRRAEEESEHQEELEGEDLSATSPLEVLDRVIQQGHDTHEKVLKRTLSSQSQSADPHSGGPVLAASDELGMLRSQMLLLHNQLLYERHKREQHALRNRRLFGRIVNTTALEEQNNSMKTQLKLQDFEIKTVQVSLKEEQRRSRHIQEDRDALVKQLQTQIQQLQKERNDFYSKMQELKSDLQENQKKVGEMEAELQKANNKVCNMGHMLSQLSIKLNSSENLEQQMAFLNKQLLLLGEANKLCVEEIDRLGPEVSKELKMLQASSLREVERLRQSSLQQSQRLEAAQQRITDLETQLPKKEQVIREQKKLLENVKSQAMEQLQASENRYLGQKHITQALQSELLELYSQIELKNLNTKSPAEPTSEPNSPPNQRPNGNSTGPSAPSLSADPVKKEEGMHVCVNGEISAGSPQTPTAFINGSQEEDLSALTRSFPALPCDSPLAVGSYPSTGSFLGKRAREMFRNKSESHYEGDPAAFTCLSKDVKVEEIADHTESVELEEATDQVDLQPMDRPRAYNIQRRRQQDLRIMDYNETHHEH
- the LOC132141348 gene encoding hamartin-like isoform X1, which gives rise to MAKDQPNVFDLVPLLGSTDLNELEQVKNLLQETISTDKGTVLLNNLVDYFLETSSSQAVDILSSVREPHDKYLLDKMNECMGKQSCRLSTITLLSHIVRKQPPWIHKIARFPLLASLIKCLKADSDVVVLITGVLVLIALLPMIPQTSKQLLCEYFDIFGRLAAWNKRHPGHAHGVFAVHLHASVYSLFHRLYGMYPCNFISYLRAHYSMKENVDTFEEVVKPMLKYVRIHPELITGTKEYEVDPIRWKRFEPHDIVIECAKISLDSKEASSEEGYSSLSDHIPRRPVDHSRSCSELSIHEITSVTPMVAVRQSLSLSLPYLTVTQDSGSSAKTPNHQSDRMNSSGTKEEMWSPSSVCGMTTPPSSRGMSPTTVSDISHSASHLSGRIPSTSGDGKWTLSPSTPSGSSPLPSLSEEMGQPAQSTSSTQAKVIQTGKELRKVTPRSINNNGGASDAKIPVSLAQLSDIVKRTDVGREDDTINEEISSLTLRRLDFGARPGLDSSFSGSLDTLLSSHPSYEQNLVSTPNRVEFSVKGGEQQPWSFWPTFTPIENGKSSNCSLSDLTKGSMPYEPLFDLALPKVASLFLEQKTTEAIRRAEEESEHQEELEGEDLSATSPLEVLDRVIQQGHDTHEKVLKRTLSSQSQSADPHSGGKQHSNKGKGPVLAASDELGMLRSQMLLLHNQLLYERHKREQHALRNRRLFGRIVNTTALEEQNNSMKTQLKLQDFEIKTVQVSLKEEQRRSRHIQEDRDALVKQLQTQIQQLQKERNDFYSKMQELKSDLQENQKKVGEMEAELQKANNKVCNMGHMLSQLSIKLNSSENLEQQMAFLNKQLLLLGEANKLCVEEIDRLGPEVSKELKMLQASSLREVERLRQSSLQQSQRLEAAQQRITDLETQLPKKEQVIREQKKLLENVKSQAMEQLQASENRYLGQKHITQALQSELLELYSQIELKNLNTKSPAEPTSEPNSPPNQRPNGNSTGPSAPSLSADPVKKEEGMHVCVNGEISAGSPQTPTAFINGSQEEDLSALTRSFPALPCDSPLAVGSYPSTGSFLGKRAREMFRNKSESHYEGDPAAFTCLSKDVKVEEIADHTESVELEEATDQVDLQPMDRPRAYNIQRRRQQDLRIMDYNETHHEH